One window of the Natronomonas marina genome contains the following:
- a CDS encoding cob(I)yrinic acid a,c-diamide adenosyltransferase encodes MTDKETPGGGRTPAARDIVPAAPEAFGLTQVWWGDGKGKTTATLGMAFRAAGHGFRVHVLQFMKGGADSVEDVRGEYNAVAAMPGLTCENLGHYGWHAMNDGTDERDHAAEARAGLERARDLVAAADAADLTTPFALDSDPDEGMHMLVLDEVLYAADRGLVDPDDVVALVEDAPEGLELVLSGSHERPDYLVEHADLVTNVRKEKHPIDAGQRARKGTEY; translated from the coding sequence ATGACCGACAAAGAGACGCCGGGCGGCGGCCGGACGCCGGCGGCCCGCGACATCGTCCCGGCCGCACCCGAGGCGTTCGGCCTCACGCAGGTCTGGTGGGGCGACGGCAAGGGCAAGACGACGGCGACGCTGGGGATGGCGTTCCGGGCGGCGGGCCACGGTTTCCGGGTCCACGTCCTGCAGTTCATGAAAGGCGGTGCCGACAGCGTCGAGGACGTCCGCGGGGAGTACAACGCCGTGGCGGCGATGCCGGGGCTGACCTGCGAGAACCTGGGCCACTACGGCTGGCACGCGATGAACGACGGGACCGACGAGCGCGACCACGCCGCCGAGGCGCGGGCGGGGCTCGAACGGGCCCGCGACCTGGTGGCGGCCGCCGACGCCGCCGACCTCACGACGCCGTTCGCACTCGATTCGGACCCCGACGAGGGGATGCACATGCTCGTCCTCGACGAGGTGCTGTACGCCGCCGACCGGGGGCTGGTCGACCCCGACGACGTCGTCGCCCTCGTTGAGGACGCCCCCGAGGGCCTCGAACTCGTGCTGTCGGGGAGCCACGAGCGCCCCGACTACCTCGTCGAACACGCCGACCTGGTGACGAACGTCCGCAAGGAGAAACACCCGATCGACGCCGGCCAGCGGGCGCGGAAGGGAACCGAGTACTGA
- a CDS encoding DUF5518 domain-containing protein codes for MAEGDTLLNALIGGVVSIVLSFVPFSPVLGGAVAGYLQGGERGGGARVGAYAGVVAAIPIALFLFVAVALFGFIAVSPGGGGGGGAGVFLVVVLVVIVLSALYTVAFSALGGWLGNYVKYETDLFE; via the coding sequence ATGGCCGAAGGAGATACCCTCCTCAACGCGTTGATCGGCGGCGTCGTCTCGATAGTCCTCTCGTTCGTTCCCTTCTCGCCGGTGCTCGGCGGAGCCGTGGCCGGCTACCTCCAGGGCGGCGAGCGGGGCGGGGGGGCCCGCGTCGGCGCCTACGCGGGCGTCGTCGCCGCGATTCCCATCGCCCTGTTTCTCTTCGTCGCGGTCGCTCTCTTCGGGTTCATCGCGGTCAGCCCCGGTGGTGGCGGTGGTGGCGGTGCGGGCGTGTTCCTCGTCGTCGTCCTGGTCGTGATCGTCCTGTCGGCCCTCTACACCGTCGCGTTCAGCGCGCTCGGCGGCTGGCTCGGCAACTACGTCAAGTACGAGACGGACCTCTTCGAGTAG
- a CDS encoding ferritin-like domain-containing protein: MTDGIDGTAIADRIVAAARGELGTDTRRGVLRKSAGAGAGLLALGAGAGGAAAQDDSFEDDIAVLNYALTLEHLEDVFYRRGTEEFSKEDFREAAYDDEQDLEQYPWDMEQAYDRMVTIGEHEATHTETLTSVINDLGGDPAGELEYDFGFETVADFIGIAMVLENTGVSAYDGAIKFIESAELTQAGATIATVEARHASYLNDLNNEDPFPEAFDTTRSRSEVLDAAGGFIES; encoded by the coding sequence ATGACCGACGGAATCGACGGAACGGCGATTGCGGACCGTATCGTGGCGGCAGCCCGTGGCGAACTCGGGACGGACACCCGGCGCGGCGTCCTCAGGAAGTCCGCGGGGGCCGGCGCCGGACTGCTCGCGCTCGGCGCCGGCGCCGGCGGCGCGGCCGCCCAGGACGACTCCTTCGAGGACGACATCGCGGTGCTCAACTACGCGCTGACGCTCGAGCACCTCGAGGACGTCTTCTATCGGCGCGGAACCGAGGAGTTCAGCAAGGAAGACTTCCGGGAGGCCGCCTACGACGACGAGCAGGACCTGGAGCAGTACCCCTGGGACATGGAGCAGGCCTACGACCGGATGGTCACCATCGGCGAGCACGAGGCGACCCACACCGAGACGCTGACGAGCGTCATCAACGACCTCGGCGGTGATCCCGCCGGGGAACTGGAGTACGACTTCGGCTTCGAGACCGTCGCGGACTTCATCGGCATCGCGATGGTGCTGGAGAACACCGGCGTCTCCGCCTACGACGGCGCGATCAAGTTCATCGAGAGCGCCGAACTCACCCAGGCGGGCGCGACCATCGCCACCGTCGAGGCCAGACACGCGTCCTACCTCAACGACCTCAACAACGAGGACCCGTTCCCGGAGGCCTTCGACACGACCAGAAGCAGGTCCGAGGTCCTCGACGCGGCCGGCGGTTTCATCGAGTCGTAA
- a CDS encoding universal stress protein, with amino-acid sequence MYEKILVPTDGSDVAETAVEHALDLAEKYDAEVHALYVVDIDSMSLTLGGEQLDRIEAGRFDEMEEVREAADRATGYVADRARERGLEVVEHVSSGRPHEKVASYAENNDIDLVVMGSHGRSGVKRALLGSVTERTLRETHVPVLVVDVRGD; translated from the coding sequence ATGTACGAAAAGATACTCGTTCCGACCGACGGGAGTGACGTCGCCGAAACCGCCGTCGAGCACGCGCTCGACCTCGCCGAGAAGTACGACGCGGAGGTGCATGCCCTCTACGTCGTCGACATCGACTCGATGAGCCTGACGCTCGGCGGCGAACAGCTAGACCGCATCGAGGCGGGACGCTTCGACGAGATGGAGGAGGTCCGCGAGGCGGCCGACCGGGCGACCGGCTACGTCGCAGACCGCGCCCGCGAGCGCGGCCTCGAGGTGGTCGAACACGTCTCCTCGGGGCGCCCCCACGAGAAGGTCGCAAGCTACGCGGAGAACAACGACATCGACCTCGTGGTGATGGGCTCGCACGGCCGCTCGGGCGTCAAGCGCGCCCTGCTGGGCAGCGTCACCGAGCGGACGCTCCGGGAGACGCACGTCCCGGTGCTGGTCGTCGACGTCCGCGGCGACTGA
- a CDS encoding sodium:solute symporter family transporter: MMASFLVIGYVFKVADTEGMWVAGRGIGNIENGMAIGANWMSAASYLGLAGLVALSGFYGLAFIVGWTTGYFILLIFLAAQMRRFGKYTAPDFVGDRFNSSAARALAAFTTLLIAYVYSVGQARGMGLVGQYVFGLDIVPMIVVMMTITVGYLALSGMLGATKNMAVQYVILIVAFLAGVYVVGFTQGYSTILPQIEYGALINDLGREFSEPFVNAGYYVWVATAFSLVVGTCGLPHVLVRFYTVENERTARWSTVSGLFFICLLYWAAPAMAAFGVDLFAQVNGIGPDAVFSGQQAMSGAEGDVIVVLAAQFADLPPWFVGLVAAGGMAAAIATTAGLFITASSAVAHDIYTELVNPDATQRQQVLIGRATIVGMGALVTVTAFNPPALIGELVAYAFSLAGTVLFPMFFLGLWWENTNRQGALAGMIVGLLLWIASVVNSVLPAYIGFLADIAGGSGQALVPIYAQYVPPIGAALVGTPLVFLVTIAVSLATPEPPMETKHLVRQCHSPEPMGQQQTAEDVVTDGGETPADD, translated from the coding sequence ATGATGGCGTCGTTCCTCGTCATCGGCTACGTGTTCAAGGTGGCCGACACCGAGGGGATGTGGGTCGCTGGCCGCGGCATCGGCAACATCGAGAACGGGATGGCCATCGGCGCCAACTGGATGTCGGCGGCGTCGTACCTCGGACTGGCGGGGCTCGTCGCCCTGTCGGGCTTCTACGGGCTGGCGTTCATCGTCGGCTGGACGACCGGGTACTTCATCCTGCTCATCTTCCTGGCCGCCCAGATGCGCCGGTTCGGGAAGTACACCGCGCCGGACTTCGTCGGCGACCGGTTCAACTCCTCTGCGGCCCGCGCGCTGGCCGCGTTCACGACGCTTCTCATCGCGTACGTCTACTCGGTCGGGCAGGCCCGCGGCATGGGGCTCGTCGGCCAGTACGTCTTCGGACTGGACATCGTCCCGATGATCGTCGTGATGATGACCATCACCGTCGGCTACCTCGCGCTGTCGGGGATGCTGGGCGCGACGAAGAACATGGCCGTCCAGTACGTCATCCTCATCGTGGCGTTCCTCGCGGGCGTCTACGTCGTCGGCTTCACGCAGGGGTACTCGACGATACTGCCGCAGATCGAGTACGGTGCGCTCATCAACGACCTCGGGCGGGAGTTCTCCGAACCGTTCGTGAACGCGGGCTACTACGTCTGGGTCGCCACGGCCTTCTCGCTCGTCGTCGGTACCTGCGGGCTGCCGCACGTCCTCGTTCGGTTCTACACGGTCGAAAACGAGCGGACCGCCCGCTGGTCGACCGTCTCGGGGCTGTTCTTCATCTGTCTGCTGTACTGGGCCGCTCCCGCGATGGCGGCCTTCGGCGTCGACCTCTTCGCGCAGGTCAACGGCATCGGCCCCGACGCGGTGTTCAGCGGTCAGCAGGCGATGTCCGGCGCGGAGGGTGACGTCATCGTCGTGCTGGCCGCACAGTTCGCCGACCTGCCGCCGTGGTTCGTCGGACTGGTCGCTGCCGGCGGGATGGCCGCCGCCATCGCCACCACGGCGGGGCTGTTCATCACGGCCTCGTCGGCGGTCGCCCACGACATATACACGGAACTCGTCAACCCCGACGCGACCCAGCGCCAGCAGGTGCTCATCGGCCGTGCGACAATCGTCGGCATGGGCGCGCTGGTGACCGTCACCGCGTTCAACCCGCCGGCGCTCATCGGCGAACTCGTCGCCTACGCCTTCTCGCTGGCCGGGACCGTGCTGTTCCCGATGTTCTTCCTCGGCCTGTGGTGGGAGAACACGAACCGCCAGGGCGCACTGGCCGGCATGATCGTCGGCCTGCTCCTGTGGATCGCCTCGGTCGTCAACAGCGTCCTGCCGGCCTACATCGGCTTCCTCGCCGACATCGCCGGCGGCAGCGGGCAGGCGCTGGTGCCGATATACGCCCAGTACGTCCCGCCCATCGGTGCGGCGCTGGTCGGGACGCCGCTGGTCTTCCTCGTCACTATCGCCGTCTCGCTTGCGACGCCGGAGCCGCCGATGGAGACCAAGCACCTGGTGCGGCAGTGCCACAGTCCCGAGCCGATGGGACAGCAACAGACCGCCGAAGACGTCGTGACAGACGGGGGCGAGACCCCCGCCGACGACTGA
- a CDS encoding DUF4212 domain-containing protein, giving the protein MTDTDTHDSREQPDPSGTDERVETDGGAVSTAAQDHERTDYLDSEVNLLSPSTPFMRDHLKIVWGTFVAWVLVVWGPVTATYLAPETMTTTMPVVGFPLHYFLVAVGAPTGSLVLAAVYARSRDRLDEKYGIEPASVESEEATGEAAAADGGVEQ; this is encoded by the coding sequence ATGACAGACACGGACACGCACGATTCACGCGAACAGCCCGATCCGTCCGGGACCGACGAGCGCGTCGAGACGGACGGCGGGGCGGTCTCGACGGCCGCACAGGATCACGAACGGACCGACTACCTGGACTCGGAGGTGAACCTCCTGAGCCCCTCGACGCCGTTCATGCGGGACCACCTGAAGATCGTCTGGGGGACGTTCGTCGCCTGGGTGCTCGTCGTCTGGGGCCCGGTGACGGCGACCTACCTCGCCCCCGAGACGATGACGACGACGATGCCCGTCGTCGGGTTCCCGCTGCACTACTTTTTGGTCGCGGTCGGCGCGCCGACCGGGTCGCTGGTGCTGGCGGCCGTCTACGCGCGCTCCAGGGATAGACTCGACGAGAAGTACGGCATCGAGCCCGCCTCGGTCGAAAGCGAGGAAGCGACCGGCGAGGCCGCCGCCGCCGACGGGGGTGTCGAGCAGTGA
- the acs gene encoding acetate--CoA ligase, with amino-acid sequence MSEEETQLEARLAEQETFEPPTEFVEQANVSDPSIYEEFEENWPECWERAADLLDWETDYDEVLVDDDEPFYEWFTGGELNASANCLDRHLDERGDELAIQWEGELGETREYTYEQLHREVNEFAAALREQGVEEDDVVTMYMPMIPELPIAMLACARIGAPHSVVFAGFSADALATRMNSADSEFLVTCDGYYRRGDALDHISKANEGLAGVEHGTTTVVVDRLGDELDHELGADQLDYDDLVADQEGATVEPVTRDAEDMLFLMYTSGTTGKPKGVKHTTGGYLSYVSWTSHAVLDVKPEDTYWCAADIGWITGHSYIVYGPLALGTTSVMYEGTPDYPEKDRLWDIVETYGVNQLYTAPTAIRAFMKWGSEYPDRHDLSSLRLLGTVGEPINPKAWKWYYKHIGDESCPVVDTWWQTETGGMMITTLPGIGTMKPGSAGPPLPGIDARVVDADGQEVAAGEAGYVTVNNPWPGMLRTLYRNDERFVSEYWEDYSDPELDEWVYFPEDGAKIDEDGYITILGRVDDVINVSGHRLGTMEIESAVVGVEGVAEAAAVGGDHEMKGEAVYAYVILEDGYEEGEEMRDRIIEGVEDAIGPIARPEKVIFTPELPKTRSGKIMRRLLEDIANGDELGNTSTLRNPDVVEDIEAKVRGD; translated from the coding sequence ATGTCCGAGGAGGAAACACAACTGGAGGCTCGACTCGCCGAGCAGGAGACGTTCGAGCCTCCCACGGAGTTCGTCGAACAGGCCAACGTCTCGGACCCCTCGATCTACGAGGAGTTCGAAGAGAACTGGCCGGAGTGCTGGGAGCGCGCCGCCGACCTGCTGGACTGGGAGACCGACTACGACGAGGTACTCGTCGACGACGACGAGCCGTTCTACGAGTGGTTCACCGGTGGCGAATTGAACGCCTCGGCGAACTGCCTCGACAGACACCTCGACGAGCGCGGCGACGAACTCGCCATCCAGTGGGAGGGCGAGCTGGGCGAGACACGGGAGTACACCTACGAACAGCTCCACCGCGAGGTAAACGAGTTCGCGGCCGCGCTGCGCGAGCAGGGCGTCGAGGAGGACGACGTCGTGACGATGTACATGCCGATGATCCCCGAGTTGCCAATCGCCATGCTGGCGTGTGCCCGCATCGGCGCGCCGCACTCGGTGGTGTTCGCCGGCTTCTCGGCCGACGCGCTGGCGACCCGGATGAACTCCGCGGACTCGGAGTTCCTCGTCACCTGCGACGGCTACTACCGCCGCGGGGACGCCCTGGACCACATCTCGAAGGCCAACGAGGGGCTGGCGGGCGTCGAACACGGGACGACCACGGTGGTCGTCGACCGCCTCGGTGACGAACTGGACCACGAACTGGGTGCCGACCAACTCGACTACGACGACCTCGTCGCCGACCAGGAGGGCGCCACCGTCGAGCCGGTCACCCGCGACGCCGAGGACATGCTGTTCCTCATGTACACCTCGGGGACGACTGGCAAGCCCAAGGGCGTCAAGCACACCACCGGCGGCTACCTCTCGTACGTGTCCTGGACCTCCCACGCGGTGCTGGACGTCAAGCCCGAGGACACCTACTGGTGTGCCGCCGACATCGGCTGGATCACCGGCCACTCCTACATCGTCTACGGGCCGCTCGCGCTCGGGACGACCTCGGTGATGTACGAGGGCACGCCGGACTACCCCGAGAAGGACCGCCTGTGGGACATCGTCGAGACCTACGGCGTCAACCAGCTGTACACCGCGCCGACGGCCATCCGGGCGTTCATGAAGTGGGGCAGCGAGTACCCCGACCGGCACGACCTCTCGAGCCTGCGGCTGCTGGGGACGGTCGGGGAGCCGATCAACCCGAAGGCCTGGAAGTGGTACTACAAGCACATCGGCGACGAGTCCTGCCCGGTGGTCGACACCTGGTGGCAGACCGAGACCGGCGGGATGATGATAACGACGCTGCCGGGTATCGGGACGATGAAGCCCGGATCGGCGGGCCCGCCGCTGCCCGGCATCGACGCCCGCGTCGTCGACGCCGACGGCCAGGAGGTCGCCGCCGGCGAGGCCGGCTACGTCACCGTCAACAACCCCTGGCCCGGAATGCTCCGGACGCTGTACCGCAACGACGAGCGGTTCGTCTCCGAGTACTGGGAGGACTACTCCGATCCCGAACTCGACGAGTGGGTGTACTTCCCCGAGGACGGCGCGAAGATCGACGAGGACGGCTACATCACCATCCTCGGACGTGTCGACGACGTGATCAACGTCTCCGGGCACCGCCTGGGGACGATGGAGATCGAGTCGGCCGTCGTCGGCGTCGAGGGCGTCGCCGAGGCCGCCGCGGTCGGCGGCGACCACGAGATGAAGGGCGAGGCCGTCTACGCCTACGTCATCCTCGAGGACGGCTACGAGGAGGGCGAGGAGATGCGCGACCGGATCATCGAGGGCGTCGAGGACGCCATCGGTCCCATCGCCCGCCCGGAGAAGGTGATATTCACGCCGGAACTGCCGAAGACCCGCTCGGGGAAGATCATGCGCCGGCTGCTCGAGGACATCGCCAACGGCGACGAACTGGGTAACACCAGCACGCTCCGGAACCCTGACGTCGTCGAGGACATCGAGGCGAAGGTGCGAGGGGACTGA
- a CDS encoding bacterio-opsin activator domain-containing protein, with amino-acid sequence MGGVLDREAYDRLLAAATTARERLVVRLVAEAGIAPAEQVRVRPGDVGRRRFDGEVHHFLSVRDGDGERRRRAYLPEGLAREIDEYAATAGADPDARLVDVTPRRVQMLVAEVADRAAAATGDDSLAGVASDDLRRYFARRLLVEEDVDPRAVRAVGGWDRLGALDSYVEPLEEREIAAAFADSNGRVTAGGGSSFEDATGAAVVELDADGRILGCEGAVEALTGNEPGTLAGTPFGSLFTDEARERARPKELLADAGRDDLTVEDCWFRRTDGDRVRLSTLVCARRDSGRLEGFVAVVSRAEAGEGLAAGAFQRAVDAAGQPVCLADATGELRYANAAFEELTGYTQGEAVGRRAGDLLSSDEDADAFYEELRETALDGEAWTGQLTTRRKSGERVHVRQTVAPVHDEDGDVEFFVAVSADVTERVRRERALARRCETLEGLEALVADINAAGRELIEGSTREEIEAAVCASLADSDAYVSAWVGGTDPGDSRVQPREWGIDPADESADPVDVEGSALETALETETPRVTGGEFDEAVVGPLDRSTVSAARAAGVVPLAYGETTYGVLVVFTDRDAAFGDRERTLLADLGARLGHAVTAIERRNLLLADTVVELEFGCTDDGAFLVSATREHDCSCTLEAVVPVGETTLLFYVTLSGARPDPFLDTAVAADGVADARYIREYDDHSLLEFTVEGASPALTLTELGATIRAAVVDSGEATLRAEIAQETDVRSVVEGVQASFPDTDLRAKQAVDQPVETVAEFQDSLAARLTDKQRAALRAAYFAGYFDWPRGSTAEEVADSMGVSSPTLHNHLRKAERKLLSSFFEHTRDHIGADTPRPG; translated from the coding sequence ATGGGCGGGGTACTCGACCGCGAGGCGTACGACCGGCTCCTGGCGGCCGCGACCACCGCCCGCGAACGGCTCGTGGTCCGGCTGGTCGCCGAGGCCGGCATCGCTCCCGCCGAACAGGTCCGCGTCCGGCCGGGCGACGTCGGCCGGCGGCGCTTCGACGGCGAGGTCCACCACTTCCTGTCGGTCCGAGACGGCGACGGCGAGCGCCGCCGCCGGGCCTACCTCCCCGAGGGACTCGCCCGCGAAATCGACGAGTACGCCGCGACGGCGGGGGCCGACCCCGACGCCCGGCTCGTGGACGTGACGCCGCGACGGGTCCAGATGCTCGTCGCCGAGGTCGCCGACCGGGCCGCCGCCGCGACCGGCGACGACAGTCTGGCGGGCGTCGCCAGCGACGACCTCCGGCGGTACTTCGCCCGCCGGCTGCTCGTCGAAGAGGACGTCGATCCCCGAGCAGTCCGCGCCGTCGGCGGCTGGGATCGACTTGGGGCGCTCGATTCCTACGTCGAGCCGCTCGAGGAACGGGAGATAGCGGCCGCCTTCGCCGACTCGAACGGGCGTGTCACGGCGGGGGGCGGGTCGTCCTTCGAGGACGCGACGGGCGCCGCGGTCGTCGAACTCGACGCCGACGGCCGCATCCTGGGCTGTGAGGGGGCCGTCGAGGCGCTGACGGGCAACGAGCCGGGAACGCTCGCCGGGACGCCCTTCGGCAGCCTGTTCACCGACGAGGCCCGCGAGCGCGCCCGCCCGAAGGAACTGCTCGCCGACGCCGGCCGCGACGACCTCACCGTCGAGGACTGCTGGTTCCGCCGGACGGACGGCGACCGGGTCCGGCTGTCGACGCTCGTCTGTGCCCGCCGCGATAGCGGCCGTCTCGAGGGGTTCGTCGCCGTCGTCAGCCGGGCGGAAGCCGGCGAGGGCCTGGCTGCCGGCGCCTTCCAGCGGGCCGTCGACGCTGCCGGCCAGCCCGTCTGTCTCGCCGACGCGACCGGCGAACTCCGCTACGCCAACGCCGCCTTCGAGGAGCTGACCGGCTACACCCAGGGGGAGGCGGTCGGCCGGCGCGCCGGCGACCTCCTCAGCTCCGACGAGGACGCCGACGCCTTCTACGAGGAGTTGCGCGAGACGGCGCTGGACGGCGAGGCCTGGACCGGCCAGCTGACAACGCGCCGCAAGAGCGGCGAGCGGGTCCACGTCCGACAGACAGTCGCGCCCGTCCACGACGAGGACGGCGACGTCGAGTTCTTCGTCGCCGTCAGCGCCGACGTCACCGAACGGGTCCGACGCGAGCGCGCCCTCGCGCGAAGGTGCGAGACGCTGGAGGGGCTGGAGGCGCTGGTCGCCGACATCAACGCCGCCGGCCGGGAACTCATCGAGGGGTCGACCCGCGAGGAGATCGAGGCGGCCGTCTGTGCGTCGCTGGCCGACAGCGACGCCTACGTCTCGGCGTGGGTCGGCGGCACCGACCCGGGCGACTCCCGCGTGCAGCCCCGCGAGTGGGGGATCGATCCCGCCGACGAAAGCGCTGATCCCGTCGACGTCGAGGGGTCGGCCCTGGAGACGGCCCTGGAGACGGAGACGCCGCGCGTCACGGGCGGCGAGTTCGACGAGGCCGTCGTCGGTCCGCTCGACCGAAGCACCGTCTCGGCGGCGCGGGCCGCCGGCGTCGTCCCGCTCGCCTACGGGGAGACCACCTACGGCGTCCTCGTGGTGTTCACCGACCGGGACGCGGCGTTCGGCGACCGCGAGCGGACCCTGCTCGCCGACCTGGGCGCCCGCCTCGGCCACGCCGTGACGGCCATCGAGCGCCGGAACCTCCTGCTTGCCGACACCGTCGTCGAACTGGAGTTCGGCTGTACCGACGACGGCGCCTTCCTCGTTTCGGCCACCCGCGAGCACGACTGCTCGTGTACGCTGGAGGCCGTCGTGCCCGTCGGCGAGACGACGCTCCTGTTCTACGTGACCCTCTCGGGGGCGCGGCCGGACCCGTTTCTGGACACCGCCGTCGCGGCCGACGGCGTCGCCGACGCCCGTTACATCCGGGAGTACGACGACCACTCGCTGCTGGAGTTCACCGTCGAGGGCGCCTCGCCCGCGCTGACGCTGACCGAGCTCGGCGCGACCATCCGGGCGGCGGTCGTCGACTCCGGCGAGGCGACGCTGCGGGCCGAAATCGCCCAGGAGACCGACGTCCGAAGCGTCGTCGAGGGCGTGCAGGCCTCCTTTCCCGACACCGACCTCCGCGCAAAGCAGGCCGTCGACCAGCCCGTCGAGACGGTCGCGGAGTTCCAGGACTCGCTGGCCGCCCGCCTCACCGACAAACAGCGGGCGGCGCTGCGGGCGGCGTACTTCGCCGGCTACTTCGACTGGCCCCGCGGGTCGACCGCCGAGGAGGTCGCCGACTCGATGGGCGTCTCCTCGCCGACGCTGCACAACCACCTCCGGAAGGCCGAGCGGAAGCTGCTGTCGTCGTTCTTCGAGCACACCCGTGACCACATCGGTGCCGACACGCCCCGGCCGGGCTAA
- the acs gene encoding acetate--CoA ligase, producing MDDGVDVELEAWLESRERFEPPGEFVEQANVTDPSIYEAFEENWPACWERAADLLDWETDYEAVLDDSGAPRYRWFVDGRLNAAHNCIDRHVEAGRKNHAAIRWEGKRGETETYTYGDLKRETEAFGAALRELGVGEDDVVTLYLPMIPELPIAMLACARIGAPHSVVFAGFSPDALATRMDSADSQFLVTCDGYYRRGDALNHKGKADRAVRRVDHDVETVVVDRLGGGLPHSLGDRQHDYDALVTAHRSETVEPVARDSEDDLFVMYTSGTTGEPKAVRHTTGGYLAHVAWTTHAVLDVKPEDTYWCSADIGWITGHSYIVYGPLALGATTIIYEGTPDYPEKDRIWELVERYGVDVFYTAPTAVRAFMKWGSDHPESHDLSSLRLLGTVGEPINPKAWKWYYEHIGGGSCPVVDTWWQAETGGMMITTLPGIGTMKPGAAGPPLPGIDARVVDADGQEVAPGEAGYLVVEKPWPGMLRGLAGDDERFVSEYWEDYSDPELDEWAYFAGDGAKVDDDGYVTLLGRVDDVIDVAGHRLGTMELESAIVGVEGVAEAAAVEAGGDLLAYVSTEREQAADAVLRATVTEAVEAAIGEVAVPDHVVFTPELPKTRSGKIMRRLLEDIATGEELGDISALRNPEIVGELRARLAGETRSYLESDG from the coding sequence ATGGACGACGGGGTCGACGTCGAACTGGAGGCGTGGCTCGAGAGCCGCGAACGGTTCGAGCCGCCGGGGGAGTTCGTCGAGCAGGCCAACGTCACCGACCCCTCGATCTACGAGGCGTTCGAGGAGAATTGGCCGGCCTGCTGGGAGCGCGCCGCCGACCTGCTGGACTGGGAGACCGACTACGAGGCGGTGCTCGACGACTCGGGGGCGCCGCGGTACCGCTGGTTCGTCGACGGGCGGCTCAACGCCGCCCACAACTGCATCGACCGCCACGTCGAGGCCGGACGCAAGAACCACGCGGCCATCCGGTGGGAGGGCAAGCGCGGCGAGACCGAGACCTACACCTACGGGGACCTGAAGCGGGAGACCGAGGCGTTCGGGGCCGCGCTGCGCGAGCTGGGCGTCGGCGAGGACGACGTCGTGACGCTGTACCTGCCGATGATTCCGGAGTTGCCCATCGCCATGCTCGCGTGTGCCCGCATCGGCGCGCCGCACTCGGTGGTGTTCGCCGGCTTCTCGCCCGATGCGCTTGCGACCCGGATGGACAGCGCCGACTCGCAATTTCTCGTCACCTGCGACGGCTACTACCGCCGCGGGGACGCCCTCAACCACAAGGGCAAGGCCGACCGCGCGGTCAGGCGGGTCGACCACGACGTCGAGACGGTGGTCGTCGACCGCCTCGGTGGGGGCCTGCCGCACTCGCTGGGTGACCGCCAGCACGACTACGACGCCCTCGTCACGGCCCACCGGTCGGAGACGGTCGAACCGGTCGCCCGCGACAGCGAGGACGACCTCTTCGTGATGTACACCTCGGGGACGACGGGCGAACCGAAGGCCGTCCGTCACACTACCGGGGGGTACCTCGCCCACGTCGCCTGGACCACACACGCCGTGCTGGACGTCAAGCCGGAGGACACCTACTGGTGTTCGGCCGACATCGGCTGGATCACCGGCCACTCCTACATCGTCTACGGGCCGCTCGCGCTCGGTGCGACGACCATCATCTACGAGGGGACGCCGGACTACCCCGAGAAGGACCGCATCTGGGAACTGGTCGAGCGCTACGGCGTCGACGTCTTCTACACGGCGCCGACCGCGGTCCGGGCGTTCATGAAGTGGGGTTCCGACCATCCCGAGTCCCACGACCTCTCGAGCCTGCGGCTGCTGGGGACGGTCGGGGAGCCGATCAACCCGAAGGCCTGGAAGTGGTACTACGAACACATCGGCGGCGGGTCCTGCCCGGTGGTCGACACCTGGTGGCAGGCCGAAACCGGCGGGATGATGATAACGACGCTGCCCGGTATCGGGACGATGAAGCCGGGGGCAGCGGGGCCGCCGCTGCCCGGCATCGACGCCCGCGTCGTCGACGCCGACGGCCAGGAGGTCGCTCCCGGCGAGGCTGGTTATCTCGTCGTCGAGAAGCCCTGGCCCGGCATGTTGCGCGGGCTGGCGGGTGACGACGAGCGGTTCGTCTCCGAGTACTGGGAGGACTACTCCGATCCCGAACTCGACGAGTGGGCCTACTTCGCGGGCGACGGCGCGAAGGTCGACGACGACGGCTACGTCACGCTACTGGGACGGGTCGACGACGTCATCGACGTCGCCGGGCACCGCCTGGGGACGATGGAACTGGAGTCGGCCATCGTCGGCGTCGAGGGCGTCGCCGAGGCCGCTGCGGTCGAGGCCGGCGGCGACCTGCTGGCGTACGTCAGCACCGAGCGGGAGCAGGCGGCCGACGCCGTCCTCCGGGCGACGGTCACGGAGGCCGTCGAGGCGGCCATCGGCGAGGTGGCCGTCCCCGACCACGTCGTGTTCACTCCCGAACTCCCGAAGACCCGCTCGGGGAAGATCATGCGCCGGCTGCTCGAGGACATCGCCACCGGCGAGGAACTGGGCGACATCAGTGCGCTGCGAAACCCCGAAATCGTGGGCGAACTCCGGGCGCGACTGGCCGGCGAGACGCGGTCGTACCTCGAGTCCGACGGCTGA